Proteins encoded in a region of the Saccharomyces eubayanus strain FM1318 chromosome V, whole genome shotgun sequence genome:
- the SDD1 gene encoding Sdd1p has translation MANGGIQKNDGTTGSKTVQFWTYSREIDIIMKKISFLERNITRQLDTLPHFPKTLPPNHETHINRTRRAKGSWSTQLKNLLGIYSRDEISTLDNLAATLHDQVLKLQTKLFPVAILKQVHLNKDNVENQKILKEITYEYLSKKNCPRESKFGAFIVKRIFFGDLSLGVSILVNRTAFETVQSSTVVVRSSFIENDFLYEDYLIWGCRMKRRKKFKRKILFISTTINFNYQTKV, from the coding sequence ATGGCAAATGGCGGGATCCAGAAAAATGACGGTACAACAGGTTCTAAAACAGTACAGTTTTGGACTTATTCAAGGGAAATTGACATCATCATGAAAAAGATATCGTTTCTGGAAAGGAACATAACCAGACAACTGGACACTCTCCCACATTTCCCAAAGACTTTGCCGCCAAATCACGAAACACACATAAACAGAACGAGGAGGGCGAAGGGGAGTTGGAGTACTCAGCTGAAAAACTTATTAGGGATTTACTCCAGGGACGAAATCTCCACTTTGGACAATTTAGCTGCAACGCTTCATGACCAAGTTTTGAAACTGCAAACTAAACTGTTCCCAGTTGCCATACTAAAACAGGTCCATCTTAATAAGGACAACgtagaaaaccaaaaaatccTAAAAGAGATTACATACGAGTAcctttccaagaaaaactgCCCACGGGAGAGTAAATTTGGCGCGTTCATCGTCAAAAGGATTTTTTTCGGTGATCTATCTCTTGGGGTTTCCATATTGGTCAACCGAACAGCTTTTGAGACAGTTCAATCGTCCACTGTAGTGGTGAGAAGttcttttattgaaaatgatttcCTTTACGAAGACTATTTGATATGGGGTTGTAGAATGAAAAGACgaaagaaattcaaaaggaaaatcttatttatttctactacaataaatttcaattaTCAAACTAAAGTTTAA
- the POL5 gene encoding DNA-directed DNA polymerase — protein sequence MTGKVNRDLFFKLASDLQEERLHAAVALIKDLSALELPNDSEEWSYVLNRLIKGLASDRNSARLGFSLCLTEVINLAMNMPSGQRPKGLESMNEFLDTLSFILDINVNDGGKKPIKGKDERGILFGKLFGLKSLLNEPLFSEIFVEDLKKGNTEFIIRFMEQLIDLALRKNWIKEPCLYSLFQTIKMLLPTMNGSTATEILLTYDKYDLTLTNEGLSTYLLLKYESDKDLVSSALDLKNLGWKNNDPLAKGNLPLLTKVLRDSGVAPDTNGKAQENTKKQKNTNWNPRLHFVWNILLPLFGSGKLENAEHISKKRKKVSNKKVQSSIQFPEFWQMAVDESFFNEKASSERKYLGFLIIGATFKTVPGSCIGSCFSRNVMRTLINQSIDSQRILNKIAQITLDSIIKACEEDPINKLVPCLNSMLFGPHGSINFDKLTKSNITSKLIAIKELPATVLTQLFDLFVLQLQEKKGDIPHTHFVLDSLLHIIRAHKAEINDVEIIKPVLSPIVSMAFFKQATDDQELEQLHELAKERLYSILGELTINKEMRSEDPEINSWQFLTLRLILDMEKSHKDDLINPLDERLEKTKNEAISSLIELSKSNTSQSWGLSTLLSMCLIQLYAGETDSISVIEELCEFAKDENSSMVGITEILLSLLAQKKALLKKLSLIIWQQFIGDVGLKELQILLDVLKARENKQGFAQLFEGEGEFEEVDEEESAIEDDSKSESESESEGESESNDDEERDEEDEANEDVVNIDKEATSALIKALNLPDNIVNDKGEVDMDQLDGISDDGDDGDDDEDEESMDDEKMMELDDQLSEIFKRRKEALSSISTGNQRKVEVKESRENVISFKHRIVDMLTVYVKHCEKLAIANKGELSSEIGGPLSNLIYFIIPMIKCIKETLDRPLADKISKLLKGKIFKIKTSAFKNLDKTIGLLDLLKSTHKEILTSKPGQHANVFFSACSTSSLFLSKLYVDIDGEDKFDDLIDLYASTTKEWTQKGKFGVNVLIDFVNWLSSKKEGVEKK from the coding sequence ATGACCGGGAAAGTCAATAGAGACCTATTCTTCAAATTAGCTTCTGATCTTCAAGAAGAACGCCTACATGCAGCTGTCGCTTTGATCAAGGACTTATCTGCTTTAGAATTACCCAATGATTCAGAAGAATGGTCATATGTATTAAATCGTTTGATCAAGGGTTTGGCATCTGATAGAAATAGTGCAAGATTAGGATTTTCGCTATGTTTAACAGAAGTAATTAATCTAGCTATGAATATGCCATCCGGTCAGCGTCCGAAGGGTTTGgaatcaatgaatgaattTTTGGACACACTGTCATTTATTCTAGATATAAATGTCAATGACGGCGGTAAGAAGCCTATCAAGGGTAAAGACGAACGTGGGATTTTATTTGGGAAGCTATTTGGTTTGAAATCACTATTGAATGAACCTTTGTTTTCAGAAATCTTTGTGGAAGACTTAAAAAAGGGTAATACTGAATTCATTATACGCTTTATGGAACAGTTGATCGATTTAGctttgagaaaaaactggatTAAAGAACCATGCCTTTATAGTCTTTTCCAGACAATAAAAATGCTACTACCAACTATGAATGGAAGCACTGCCACCGAAATTCTTTTAACGTATGATAAATATGATCTAACATTAACAAATGAAGGACTGTCAACCTACTTGTTATTGAAGTATGAAAGTGATAAAGACCTAGTTTCTTCGGCACTAGATTTGAAGAACTTGGGCTGGAAAAACAACGATCCTTTAGCAAAAGGAAATCTACCTCTATTAACGAAAGTCCTAAGGGATTCTGGTGTCGCTCCAGATACCAATGGAAAGGCACAAGAAAATaccaaaaagcaaaaaaatacaaattGGAACCCAAGACTTCATTTTGTTTGGAACATTTTGTTGCCTTTATTCGGTAGTGGGAAACTAGAGAACGCAGAGCACATctcgaagaaaagaaagaaagtcagcaacaaaaaagtCCAAAGTTCGATTCAATTTCCAGAGTTTTGGCAAATGGCTGTGGATgaatcatttttcaatgaaaaagcATCaagtgaaagaaaatatctaGGTTTCTTAATCATAGGTGCAACTTTCAAGACTGTGCCTGGCTCTTGCATTGGCTCTTGCTTTAGCCGAAATGTTATGAGAACTTTAATCAACCAATCTATAGACTCacaaagaattttgaataaGATTGCTCAGATAACTCTCGACTCTATAATCAAGGCCTGTGAAGAAGATCCCATTAATAAGTTAGTCCCTTGTTTAAACTCGATGTTATTTGGACCCCATGGTTCTATAAACTTTGATAAGCTAACGAAATCTAACATCACCTCCAAACTTATCGCGATTAAGGAATTACCTGCAACTGTTCTTACTCAATTATTCGATTTATTTGTACTACAATTGCAGGAGAAGAAAGGCGATATACCCCATACACATTTCGTCCTTGATTCCTTACTTCATATAATCCGTGCTCACAAAGCAGAGATTAATGATGTCGAAATTATCAAGCCCGTGTTGTCGCCAATTGTCTCTATGGCATTTTTCAAGCAAGCAACTGATGACCAGGAGTTAGAGCAATTACATGAACTAGCAAAAGAAAGGCTATACTCCATTTTAGGTGAGCTGACtattaataaagaaatgcGTTCCGAAGATCCTGAGATAAACTCGTGGCAATTTTTGACATTGAGGTTAATTTTGGACATGGAAAAATCCCATAAAGATGATTTAATTAACCCATTAGATGAAAGACTGGAAAAGACTAAAAACGAAGCTATATCATCCTTGATCGAACTATCCAAGTCAAACACTAGCCAATCCTGGGGCTTAAGCACTTTGCTATCTATGTGTTTAATACAGTTATATGCGGGCGAAACAGACTCTATTTCCGTGATTGAAGAGCTGTGCGAATTTGCTAAAGACGAAAATAGTTCAATGGTTGGTATCACTGAAATACTGTTATCACTACTAGCTCAAAAGAAGGCATTACTCAAGAAGTTGAGTTTAATAATATGGCAACAGTTTATCGGGGATGTTGGATTGAAAGAATTGCAAATATTATTGGATGTTTTGAAAGCCAGAGAGAACAAACAAGGGTTTGCCCAGTTATTCGAAGGCGAAGGAgagtttgaagaagttgatgaagaagaaagtgcTATTGAAGACGACTCGAAAAGTGAAAGCGAAAGCGAAAGTGAAGGCGAAAGCGAAAgcaatgatgatgaagaaagggatgaagaagatgaagccAACGAAGACGTCGTGAATATCGATAAGGAAGCTACAAGTGCACTAATCAAAGCGCTAAACTTACCTGATAATATAGTCAACGATAAAGGGGAAGTCGACATGGACCAGCTCGATGGAATTTCTGATGATGGCGACGATGGcgacgatgacgaagacgaagaatcaatggatgatgaaaagatgATGGAGTTAGATGATCAGTTATCTGAAATCTTCAAACGTCGTAAAGAAGCATTATCGAGTATATCTACCGGAAACCAGAGAAAAGTGGAAGTAAAAGAATCAAGGGAAAACGTTATATCTTTCAAGCATAGAATTGTGGATATGTTAACCGTTTACGTTAAACACTGCGAAAAATTGGCCATTGCTAATAAAGGTGAACTTTCTAGTGAAATAGGAGGTCCATTGAGCAATCTGATTTACTTTATCATCCCCATGATCAAATGTATCAAAGAGACTCTTGATAGGCCACTTGCGgacaaaatttctaaattattaaaaggaaaaatcttcaagaTAAAAACGAGTGCATTTAAAAATCTGGACAAAACTATTGGGCTTCTAGATTTATTAAAATCAACACACAAAGAGATATTAACTTCCAAGCCAGGCCAACATGCTAATGTGTTCTTTTCCGCATGTTCGACaagttcattatttttgagcAAATTATATGTCGATATTGACGGCGAAGATaaatttgatgatttgatCGACTTGTATGCTAGCACTACTAAAGAGTGGACGCAAAAGGGAAAATTCGGCGTCAATGTTCTCATTGATTTCGTTAATTGGTTATCGTCGAAAAAGGAAggtgttgaaaaaaaatga
- the HAT2 gene encoding Hat2p — METQEKPLSVDEEYDLWKSNVPLMYDFVSETRLTWPSLTVQWLPTPVQEPEMGFIKQELIIGTHTSGEEENYLKFAEINLPEEILNNEDPQEEAEEDDEASVPAPRSNIKIITKYKHEEEITRARYMPQNPDTVATINGQGTVFIYSRSEGLQSTLKFHKDNGYALSFSPJVKGQLLSGSDDHTVALWDVNGSSDSTRPIRTWSDLHSDIVNDSKWHNFNKDLFGTVSEDFLLKINDLRVENTTTGTTKCSQPFNALAFSHHSSNLLAAAGTDSHVYLYDLRNMKEPLHHMSGHEDAVTNLEFSPHVDGVVVSSGSDNRLIMWDLKQIGAEQTPDDAEDGVPELIMVHAGHKSAVNDFDLNAQIPWLVASTEEENILQVWKCSHSLPVVGGPPKVSMDMIS; from the coding sequence ATGGAAACTCAAGAAAAGCCACTTTCCGTGGATGAGGAGTACGATTTATGGAAATCCAATGTGCCATTAATGTATGATTTTGTTAGCGAAACGCGTTTAACGTGGCCATCTTTAACCGTCCAATGGCTCCCTACACCTGTGCAAGAACCAGAAATGGGCTTTATCAAACAGGAATTAATTATTGGTACGCATACGTCCGGTGAAGAGGAGAATTATCTAAAATTTGCAGAAATCAACCTTCCTGAGGAAATCTTGAACAATGAAGATCCACAAGAAGAAGCCGAAGAGGACGATGAGGCCTCTGTTCCCGCTCCCAGATCGaacatcaaaatcatcactAAGTACAAGcacgaagaagaaatcaccAGAGCCCGATATATGCCCCAGAACCCTGACACTGTGGCTACCATAAACGGACAGGGTACAGTTTTCATATATTCTCGCTCAGAGGGCCTTCAATCTACACTGAAATTTCACAAAGATAACGGGTATGCTTTGTCGTTTAGCCCTWTAGTCAAGGGTCAATTGTTATCCGGTTCAGACGATCATACCGTCGCCCTATGGGATGTGAATGGTAGCAGTGATTCAACAAGACCAATACGAACTTGGAGTGATTTGCATTCTGATATTGTTAATGACAGTAAATGGCataatttcaataaagatTTATTCGGTACTGTTTCagaagattttcttttgaaaatcaatGACCTGAGGGTAGAAAATACCACTACTGGTACTACGAAGTGTTCACAACCTTTTAATGCATTAGCGTTTAGTCATCACTCTTCAAATCTTTTGGCGGCTGCAGGTACAGACTCACATGTTTATTTATATGACTTAAGAAATATGAAAGAACCATTGCACCATATGTCAGGCCATGAAGACGCGGTGACTAATTTAGAATTTTCACCCCATGTGGATGGCGTGGTCGTTTCTAGTGGTTCCGATAATAGGTTGATCATGTGGGATCTGAAACAAATTGGTGCAGAGCAAACTCCTGACGATGCAGAGGACGGTGTTCCTGAATTAATCATGGTCCACGCAGGTCATAAAAGTGCCGtgaatgattttgatttgaacGCACAAATACCCTGGTTGGTGGCAAGtactgaagaagagaataTTTTACAAGTTTGGAAGTGCTCGCATAGTTTACCAGTTGTAGGGGGTCCGCCAAAAGTAAGCATGGACATGATTAGTTAA
- the MAK10 gene encoding Mak10p, protein MEVDRILGSLSITDDFDQLVDVTCFFDELCSKLKPETIVKDPRFDLFEGTHSLEADNSKLDSSLIELTDEELEFDLNVAHESPLSSVTAIADRLLRCVISWLNEYQTLPTTVLSCRYTECLLSSLIKGTSSGPFWNTGDALYDEVLGSCVLGVCYLAKFVHRLLSAGIVFEEEDLNFNSMGLNAFNNLPDQDVVIKSLINSLQLLETYSDESLHLVMLKHTLKITLCLVHLEDHLTNYSTETMHLDELIENANSVNSILPQLQLSPPSGSFSTYIQKHRSNQFPPRQITEPPTDYGGFIILAEDIKTVLLVNEAKSALETYQFANIFNKLKQRHVIARILFPLIFIRDDRTILGKFSFTDFYSLHIKEFSAQTPSEPSSALGGELIQESSNILLEWYQNSSQNTCRYRQGFNRQLILWDSLQAQFESVSSKIHCFWTYFMKLSIMIEFSLKGFDLEIYKPFEAYSMFWYVYYLSSHLVDLLNECQKEIESNISAIHSMNKKIKKLKAGEKKDQLRFKYRFAMDNEMDQLQTTKQFLNYLLKEANITKSLCLIEVFQFGILKSFHVIDNKNDTPLKFSDERLIHELRFKPFNSIGVPELPEHEAFQKSLKDFTIDREEPSFDTRLKALSSFIEEEVQNVNKSIDEIISCIKAGDNNGVLVTGTRLVQELSVEYYSKLKLTSKAIAINSKVIMSTLKKDTDHKDYKVELVHATKGWNYYPIQTLRVKENRRK, encoded by the coding sequence ATGGAAGTAGATAGGATATTGGGTTCCCTGAGCATAACCGATGATTTCGATCAATTGGTTGACGTGACATGCTTTTTCGATGAATTGTGCTCTAAATTAAAGCCGGAAACTATTGTAAAGGACCCTCGGTTCGATTTATTTGAAGGCACGCACTCTTTGGAAGCTGATAACTCCAAGCTGGACTCCAGCCTAATAGAATTAACTGACGAAGAACTAGAATTCGATTTGAATGTCGCGCATGAATCACCATTGTCAAGTGTGACAGCTATAGCGGATAGATTGCTTAGATGTGTTATCTCATGGTTAAACGAGTATCAAACCTTACCCACAACTGTATTGAGTTGTAGATATACGGAATGCTTGTTATCATCACTGATAAAGGGAACAAGTTCGGGTCCATTTTGGAATACAGGGGACGCTCTGTATGATGAAGTACTTGGGAGCTGTGTGCTTGGGGTTTGTTACTTGGCCAAATTTGTACACAGGCTATTAAGCGCTggcattgtttttgaagaggaggatttgaatttcaacaGCATGGGGTTGAACGCTTTCAATAATCTGCCAGATCAAGATGTTGTCATTAAAAGTCTCATAAACAGCCTCCAACTATTGGAGACATACTCGGACGAAAGCTTACACTTGGTTATGTTGAAGCATACATTAAAGATCACACTTTGCTTAGTCCATTTAGAAGACCATTTGACAAACTATTCCACAGAAACAATGCATTTGGATGAGTTAATCGAAAACGCTAATTCCGTCAATAGCATACTTCCCCAATTACAGTTGTCTCCACCAAGTGGTTCATTCTCTACATATATACAGAAACACAGATCTAATCAATTTCCCCCAAGACAAATCACGGAACCGCCCACAGATTACGGCGGTTTCATTATTCTGGCAGAAGATATCAAAACAGTGCTTCTTGTTAACGAAGCTAAGTCTGCGTTAGAAACTTATCAATTTGCTAATATCTTTAATAAGTTGAAACAAAGACATGTTATTGCAAGGATCTTGTTCCCGTTAATTTTCATCAGAGACGACAGAACCATTTTGGGTAAATTTTCCTTCACTGACTTTTACTCTTTAcatattaaagaattttcAGCGCAAACCCCTTCTGAACCTTCATCCGCCCTAGGCGGCGAACTCATTCAAGAAAGTTCCAATATCCTTTTGGAATGGTACCAAAATTCCTCCCAAAACACGTGTAGATATAGACAGGGGTTCAACCGTCAACTAATACTATGGGATTCTCTTCAAGCCCAGTTTGAAAGCGTCagttcaaaaattcattgtttCTGGACGTATTTCATGAAATTATCAATCATGATCGAGTTTTCCCTAAAGGGGTTTGACTTGGAAATTTATAAGCCTTTTGAAGCCTATTCTATGTTTTGGTATGTCTACTACTTAAGTAGCCATTTGGTGGACTTACTAAATGAGTGTCAGAAAGAAATCGAGTCAAATATTAGTGCGATCCACTctatgaacaaaaaaataaagaaattaaaagcAGGGGAGAAGAAGGACCAATTAAGATTCAAGTATAGGTTCGCTATGGATAATGAAATGGACCAATTACAGACCACTAAACAATTCCTGAAttatcttttgaaagaagcTAATATCACCAAGTCATTATGCTTGATAGAGGTCTTCCAATTTGGGATTTTAAAGTCATTTCATGTAATCGACAATAAAAACGACACCCCCTTGAAGTTTTCTGACGAAAGGTTAATCCATGAGTTGAGATTCAAACCGTTTAATTCGATAGGTGTTCCAGAGTTGCCAGAACATGAAGCCTTTCAGaagtctttgaaagattttaCTATCGATCGAGAGGAACCTTCATTTGATACGAGATTGAAGGCCCTTTCATCCTTtatagaagaagaggtgCAAAATGTCAACAAGTCTATTGATGAGATAATCTCATGCATCAAGGCGGGAGATAACAACGGTGTGTTAGTGACGGGGACAAGATTGGTTCAAGAGTTATCCGTTGAGTACTATTCCAAATTAAAGCTTACTTCTAAGGCTATCGCAATCAACTCGAAAGTTATTATGAGTACCTTGAAAAAGGACACTGATCACAAGGATTACAAGGTGGAATTAGTACATGCAACTAAAGGTTGGAATTACTACCCTATACAAACTTTAAGGGTAAAGGAAAACCGCCGCAAATGA
- the VMA8 gene encoding H(+)-transporting V1 sector ATPase subunit D, with protein sequence MSGNREQVFPTRMTLGLMKIKLKGANQGYSLLKRKSEALTKRFRDITKRIDDAKQKMGRVMQTAAFSLAEVSYATGENIGYQVQESVSTARFKVRARQENVSGVYLSQFESYIDPEINDFRLTGLGRGGQQVQRAKEIYSRAVETLVELASLQTAFIILDEVIKVTNRRVNAIEHVIIPRTENTIAYINSELDELDREEFYRLKKVQEKKQNETARLDAEMKLKREKAEQEGSEEAGENHADEEPQGETLVADQEDDVIF encoded by the coding sequence ATGTCCGGTAATAGAGAGCAAGTCTTTCCTACGCGTATGACGTTAGGTTTGATGAAGATTAAGTTAAAAGGTGCTAACCAAGGttattctttattaaaACGTAAGTCTGAAGCGCTAACAAAGAGGTTCAGAGACATCACCAAGAGAATTGACGATGCCAAACAAAAGATGGGGAGAGTCATGCAAACTGCTGCGTTCTCATTAGCCGAAGTTTCCTACGCAACAGGTGAAAACATTGGATATCAAGTCCAAGAAAGTGTTTCTACCgcaagattcaaagtgaGAGCACGCCAGGAAAATGTGAGTGGTGTTTACTTGTCCCAATTTGAATCTTACATTGACCCTGAAATCAATGATTTCAGATTGACTGGGTTAGGTAGAGGTGGTCAACAAGTCCAACGAGCCAAGGAAATTTATTCAAGAGCCGTTGAAACCTTAGTTGAATTGGCTTCTCTACAGACTGCGTTCATCATTTTGGATGAGGTGATTAAAGTGACGAACAGAAGAGTCAATGCTATCGAACATGTTATCATTCCAAGAACTGAAAATACAATTGCTTACATTAATAGTGAATTGGATGAATTAGATAGAGAAGAATTTTATAGATTGAAGAAAGTTcaggaaaagaagcaaaatgAGACTGCAAGACTAGATGCTgagatgaaattgaaaagagagaaggCAGAACAGGAAGGCTCAGAGGAAGCTGGTGAAAATCACGCTGATGAAGAGCCTCAAGGTGAAACATTGGTTGCCGATcaagaagatgatgttATATTCTGA
- the RPL12A gene encoding 60S ribosomal protein uL11 gives MPPKFDPNEVKYLYLRAVGGEVGASAALAPKIGPLGLSPKKVGEDIAKATKEFKGIKVTVQLKIQNRQAAASVVPSASSLVITALKEPPRDRKKDKNVKHSGNIQLDDIIEIARQMKDKSFGRTLASVTKEILGTAQSVGCRVDFKNPHDIIEGINAGEIEIPEN, from the coding sequence ATGCCTCCAAAGTTTGATCCTAATGAAGTTAAATACTTATACCTAAGAGCCGTTGGTGGTGAAGTTGGTGCTTCCGCTGCTTTGGCTCCAAAGATCGGTCCTTTAGGTCTATCTCCAAAGAAGGTCGGTGAAGACATCGCCAAGGCCACCAAGGAATTCAAAGGTATCAAGGTTACCGTCCaattgaaaattcaaaacagACAAGCTGCCGCCTCTGTTGTCCCATCTGCTTCCTCTTTGGTCATCACCGCCTTGAAGGAACCACCAAGAGACAGAAAGAAGGACAAGAACGTCAAGCACAGTGGTAACATCCAATTGGATGACATCATTGAAATTGCTAGACAAATGAAAGACAAATCTTTCGGTAGAACTTTGGCTTCTGTTACTAAGGAAATCTTAGGTACTGCTCAATCCGTCGGCTGTCGTGTTGACTTCAAGAATCCTCACGATATCATTGAAGGCATCAATGCTGGTGAAATCGAAATTCCAGAaaattag
- the AFG1 gene encoding Afg1p, which translates to MMISLKPNVVRIFRQVQHCSIRICRYQSTNPKKSLTPLQEYDKLVKMGKLQDDTYQRGIISSLGELYDSLVRYVPPAVKTPNPVDQLGGWWLKGLKSVFGRGKSKNLGADVDVSRIGNSIPRGIYLYGDVGCGKTMLMDLFYTTVPKHLSKKRIHFHQFMQYVHKRSHEIVKEQNLKEFSDAKGKEIDTVPFLAAEIANSSHVLCFDEFQVTDVADAMILRRLMTALLSDDYGVVLFATSNRHPDELYINGVQRQSFIPCIELIKHRTKVIFLNSPTDYRRIRRPISSVYYFPADSSIKYSSKECKNCRETHIKEWYDYFSQASHTDDSTDSHSVHKTFYDYPLTIWGREFKVPKCTPPRVAQFTFKQLCGEPLAAGDYLTLAKNFEAFIVTDIPYLSIYVRDEVRRFITFLDAVYDSGGKLATTGAADFTSLFVEPEQVLNEFELRPAIKENBAVDSELLDEMVEKHGFSKEIAKKSQMFALDEERFAFARALSRLSQMSSTDWVTKPKY; encoded by the coding sequence ATGATGATATCTTTGAAGCCAAATGTTGTTCGAATCTTCAGACAAGTGCAGCATTGCAGCATCCGCATTTGTCGGTATCAATCTACGAATCCGAAGAAGTCCCTGACGCCCTTGCAAGAATATGACAAGCTAGTAAAAATGGGGAAGCTGCAGGACGATACATATCAACGTGGTATTATCTCCTCCTTGGGGGAACTGTATGATTCTTTAGTCCGATATGTACCTCCGGCCGTCAAAACGCCCAACCCTGTGGACCAATTGGGTGGTTGGTGGTTGAAAGGCCTCAAATCTGTCTTCGGTCGTGGCAAATCCAAAAACCTTGGAGCAGACGTGGACGTATCCAGAATTGGTAATTCAATACCTCGAGggatatatttatatggAGATGTCGGTTGTGGTAAGACGATGTTGATGGACCTTTTCTACACTACAGTCCCCAAGCATTTATCgaaaaagagaatacaTTTCCATCAGTTCATGCAGTATGTTCATAAAAGGTCGCATGAGATTGTTAAAGAGCAAAACTTAAAGGAGTTCAGCGATGCAAAAGGCAAAGAGATTGACACAGTTCCATTTTTGGCTGCGGAGATTGCTAATAGTTCGCATGTTCTTTGCTTTGATGAATTTCAAGTCACTGACGTGGCAGATGCTATGATACTGAGGAGACTAATGACAGCCTTATTATCGGATGACTATGGTGTGGTACTCTTTGCTACTTCAAATAGACATCCGGATGAATTGTATATTAATGGGGTACAAAGGCAATCGTTTATTCCATGTATCGAGTTGATAAAACATAGAACTAAAGTCATATTTTTGAACTCGCCAACAGACTACCGTAGGATTCGAAGACCGATCTCATCCGTTTACTACTTCCCAGCAGATAGCAGCATAAAATATTCATCAAAAGAGTGTAAAAATTGTCGGGAAACCCATATCAAGGAATGGTACGACTACTTTTCTCAGGCTTCCCATACCGATGACTCCACAGATTCTCATTCAGTTCATAAGACATTTTACGATTATCCATTGACCATTTGGGGGAGAGAATTTAAGGTTCCTAAATGTACGCCTCCTCGAGTAGCACAGTTTACCTTCAAGCAACTGTGTGGTGAACCGTTGGCTGCAGGAGATTATTTGACGTTGGCCAAGAATTTTGAAGCTTTTATAGTGACGGATATTCCTTATTTATCTATCTATGTCCGCGATGAAGTGAGAAGATTTATCACGTTTTTAGATGCAGTCTATGACAGCGGTGGGAAACTAGCAACCACAGGTGCAGCAGATTTCACTTCATTGTTTGTGGAACCTGAACAAGTGCtaaatgaatttgaattaCGCCCAGCAATTAAGGAAAACRATGCAGTCGACAGTGAACTACTAGATGAGATGGTCGAAAAGCACGGATTTTCGAAAGAGATTGCCAAGAAATCGCAGATGTTTGCCCTCGATGAAGAAAGGTTTGCCTTCGCTCGTGCCTTAAGTAGACTGTCACAGATGAGCTCCACCGATTGGGTTACCAAGCCCAAATACTGA